A stretch of Helicobacter pylori oki112 DNA encodes these proteins:
- a CDS encoding glycosyltransferase family 25 protein produces the protein MPPKISFNQVVFKKIKRKLNHFIGNILARTEVYKKLVAKYDELTGKYDELTGKYDELTGKYDELTGKYDELTGKYDELTGKYDELTGKYESLLAKETNIKETFWERRADSEKEAFFLEHFYLTSVYVSTTAGYYLTPKGAKTFIEATERFKIIEPVDMFINNPTYHDIANFTYVPCPVSLNKHAFNSTIQNAKKPDISLKPPKKSYFDNLFYDQLNTKKCLKAFHKYSKQYAPLKTPKEV, from the coding sequence GTGCCCCCAAAAATCTCTTTTAATCAAGTGGTTTTTAAAAAAATTAAAAGAAAACTCAACCACTTCATTGGAAATATTTTAGCTCGGACAGAAGTGTATAAGAAACTCGTGGCCAAATACGATGAACTCACAGGAAAATACGATGAACTCACAGGAAAATACGATGAACTCACAGGAAAATACGATGAACTCACAGGAAAATACGATGAACTCACAGGAAAATACGATGAACTCACAGGAAAATACGATGAACTCACAGGAAAATACGAATCCTTATTAGCAAAAGAAACAAATATCAAAGAGACCTTTTGGGAAAGGCGTGCTGATAGTGAAAAAGAAGCCTTTTTTTTAGAGCATTTTTATCTCACCAGCGTGTATGTTTCTACTACAGCCGGCTACTACTTAACCCCTAAGGGCGCTAAAACTTTTATAGAGGCTACGGAGCGTTTTAAAATCATAGAGCCGGTGGATATGTTCATAAACAACCCCACTTACCATGATATTGCTAATTTTACCTATGTGCCTTGCCCTGTTTCTTTAAATAAGCATGCTTTCAATAGCACCATCCAAAATGCGAAAAAGCCTGATATTTCATTAAAGCCCCCTAAAAAATCTTATTTTGATAATCTTTTTTATGATCAATTAAACACCAAAAAGTGCTTAAAAGCCTTTCACAAATACAGCAAACAATACGCTCCTTTAAAAACCCCTAAAGAGGTTTAA
- a CDS encoding glycosyltransferase family 25 protein encodes MIQVYIISLKESQRRLDTEKLVLESNEKFKGRCVFQIFDAISPKHEDFEKFVQELYDAQSMLKSDWFHSDYCYQELLPQEFGCYLSHYLLWKECVNTNQPVVILEDDVALEFNFMQALEDCLKSPFDFVRLYGHYWGGHKTNLCALPIYTEAEEAEVLIENHEVTPPPPIPHKIRNKI; translated from the coding sequence TTGATACAAGTTTATATCATCTCGTTAAAAGAAAGTCAAAGGCGTTTGGATACTGAAAAACTCGTTTTAGAATCCAATGAAAAATTTAAAGGGCGTTGTGTTTTTCAAATCTTTGACGCTATTAGCCCCAAACACGAAGATTTTGAAAAATTCGTTCAAGAGCTTTATGATGCGCAAAGCATGTTAAAATCCGATTGGTTCCATTCTGATTATTGTTATCAAGAATTGTTACCCCAAGAATTTGGGTGCTATTTAAGCCATTATCTTTTATGGAAAGAATGCGTTAACACAAACCAACCCGTCGTCATTTTAGAAGATGATGTAGCACTAGAATTTAACTTTATGCAAGCCTTAGAAGATTGCTTGAAAAGCCCTTTTGATTTTGTGAGACTCTATGGGCATTATTGGGGAGGCCATAAAACCAATTTGTGCGCTCTCCCTATCTATACAGAGGCTGAAGAGGCTGAAGTGCTTATTGAAAACCATGAAGTTACCCCCCCCCCCCCAATCCCGCACAAGATACGCAACAAGATTTGA
- a CDS encoding glycosyltransferase family 25 protein, with protein sequence MISVYIISLKESQRRLDTEKLVLESNEKFKGRCVFQIFDAISPKHQDFEKLLQELYDAQSLLQSDWYHSYVGAGLTLPELGCYLSHYLLWKECVKLNQPVVILEDDVALESNFMQALEDCLKSPFDFVRLYGCYWYYHETKFHVLPKEFVFPPFDYPFKNNPILEKFKKFFDVSRFLNLSTHKVIHYILKKIQKSYYATHEKEAFFLEHFYLTSVYVASTAGYYLTPKGAKTFIEATERFKIIEPVDMFMDNSAYHDVANLTYVPCPVSLSEHSLDSTIQKPQKKSLKSYPPPPKKSTFRELFFYSLNAKKRLRAFHKYSKQYDHLKTPKEV encoded by the coding sequence GTGATTTCTGTCTATATCATTTCTTTAAAAGAAAGTCAAAGGCGTTTGGATACTGAAAAACTCGTTTTAGAATCCAATGAAAAATTTAAAGGCCGTTGTGTTTTCCAAATCTTTGACGCTATTAGCCCTAAACATCAAGATTTTGAAAAATTACTTCAAGAGCTTTATGACGCTCAAAGTTTATTGCAATCTGATTGGTATCATTCTTATGTTGGCGCTGGTTTGACTTTGCCTGAATTAGGGTGCTATTTAAGCCATTATCTTTTGTGGAAAGAATGCGTCAAATTAAACCAACCGGTCGTTATTTTAGAAGATGATGTAGCCTTAGAGTCTAATTTCATGCAAGCCTTAGAAGATTGCTTGAAAAGCCCTTTTGATTTTGTGAGACTCTATGGGTGCTATTGGTATTACCACGAGACAAAATTCCATGTTTTACCCAAAGAATTTGTATTTCCTCCCTTTGATTATCCTTTTAAAAATAACCCTATTTTAGAAAAATTTAAAAAATTTTTTGATGTTTCTAGATTTTTGAATCTTTCTACCCATAAAGTCATCCACTATATTCTCAAAAAAATACAAAAAAGCTATTACGCAACGCATGAAAAAGAAGCCTTTTTTTTAGAGCATTTTTACCTCACCAGCGTGTATGTGGCTTCTACAGCCGGTTATTACTTAACCCCTAAGGGCGCTAAAACTTTTATAGAAGCCACGGAGCGTTTTAAAATCATAGAGCCGGTGGATATGTTTATGGATAATTCTGCTTATCATGATGTGGCGAATCTGACTTATGTGCCTTGCCCTGTTTCTTTAAGCGAGCATTCTTTAGACAGCACCATTCAAAAGCCCCAAAAAAAGAGCTTGAAATCTTACCCGCCTCCGCCTAAAAAATCAACTTTTAGGGAGCTTTTCTTTTATAGCCTCAACGCTAAAAAGCGTTTAAGAGCCTTTCACAAATACAGCAAACAATACGATCATTTAAAAACCCCTAAAGAGGTTTAA
- a CDS encoding adenylate kinase produces the protein MKQLFLIIGAPGSGKTTDAELIAKNNSETIAHFSTGDLLRAESAKKTERGLLIEKFTSQGELVPLEIVVETILAAIKSSSKGIILIDGYPRSVEQMQALDKELNAQNEVILKSVIEVKVSENTAKERVLGRSRGADDNEVVFHNRMRVFLDPLGEIQNFYKNKKVYKAIDGERSIEEIVNEMQKYILSFAN, from the coding sequence ATGAAACAGCTATTTTTGATTATTGGAGCCCCAGGGAGTGGTAAAACCACTGATGCAGAGCTTATCGCTAAGAATAACAGCGAAACAATCGCTCATTTTTCTACTGGGGATTTACTAAGGGCTGAGAGCGCTAAAAAGACTGAGCGAGGCTTATTGATTGAGAAATTCACTTCTCAAGGCGAATTAGTGCCTTTAGAAATTGTGGTAGAAACGATCCTTGCAGCGATTAAAAGTTCTAGCAAAGGGATCATTTTAATTGATGGCTATCCTAGGAGCGTGGAACAAATGCAGGCTTTGGATAAGGAATTGAACGCTCAAAACGAAGTGATCTTAAAAAGCGTGATTGAAGTAAAAGTGAGTGAAAATACCGCTAAAGAAAGGGTTTTAGGGCGCTCTAGGGGGGCTGATGACAACGAGGTGGTGTTTCATAACCGCATGCGGGTGTTTTTGGATCCGTTGGGCGAGATCCAAAATTTTTACAAGAATAAGAAGGTGTATAAAGCGATCGATGGGGAGAGAAGCATTGAAGAAATCGTGAATGAAATGCAAAAATATATTTTGTCTTTTGCGAATTAA
- the aspS gene encoding aspartate--tRNA ligase, with amino-acid sequence MRSHFCTEISEKDVGKTIKVAGWCNTYRDHGGVVFIDLRDKSGLVQLVCDPSSKAYEKALEVRSEFVLVAKGKARLRGPDLENPKLKTGKIEIVLEELVIENKSATPPIEIGNKSVNEDLRLKYRYLDLRSLSAYEIFKLRSEVALITRNALAQKGFLEIETPILSKTTPEGARDYLVPSRVHEGEFFALPQSPQLFKQLLMVGGMDRYFQIARCFRDEDLRADRQPEFTQIDAEMSFCDENDVMGVVEDLLQEIFKAIGHTISTPFKRMPYKEAMENYGSDKPDLRFELPLIEVGDCFMDSSNAIFSNIAKDPKNQRIKALNVKGADAIFSRSVLKELEEFVRQFGAQGLAYLQIKEDEIKGPLVKFLSEKGLKNILEKTGAKTGDIVFFGAGDKKIVLDYMGRLRLKVAETLDLIDKDALNFLWVVNFPMFEKTENGYHAAHHPFTMPKNIECEDIEEVEAHAYDVVLNGVELGGGSIRIHKEEMQKKVFEKINIHEEEAQKKFGFLLEALKFGAPPHGGFAIGFDRLIMLMTKSHSIRDVIAFPKTQKASCLLTNAPSPINEEQLRELHIRLRK; translated from the coding sequence ATGCGAAGTCATTTCTGCACAGAAATTAGTGAAAAAGATGTGGGTAAAACCATCAAAGTGGCCGGGTGGTGTAACACTTATAGAGACCATGGAGGCGTGGTTTTTATTGATTTAAGGGATAAGAGCGGTTTAGTACAACTGGTTTGTGATCCTAGCTCTAAGGCTTATGAAAAGGCTTTAGAAGTCAGGAGTGAATTTGTGCTAGTGGCTAAAGGAAAAGCGCGTTTAAGAGGGCCTGATTTAGAAAACCCTAAACTAAAAACGGGTAAAATTGAAATTGTTTTAGAAGAGTTAGTCATTGAAAATAAAAGCGCTACCCCACCGATTGAAATCGGCAATAAAAGCGTGAATGAAGATTTGCGCTTGAAATACCGCTATTTGGATTTGCGCTCTTTGAGTGCTTATGAAATCTTTAAATTGCGCAGCGAAGTGGCTTTAATTACTCGTAACGCTTTAGCTCAAAAGGGCTTTTTAGAGATTGAAACCCCCATTTTGTCTAAAACCACGCCTGAGGGGGCTAGGGATTATTTAGTGCCAAGCAGGGTGCATGAGGGCGAATTTTTCGCGCTCCCTCAAAGCCCGCAATTGTTCAAACAGCTTTTAATGGTGGGGGGAATGGACAGGTATTTTCAAATCGCTCGTTGTTTTAGAGATGAAGATTTGAGGGCGGACAGGCAGCCAGAATTCACGCAGATTGATGCGGAAATGAGTTTTTGTGATGAAAATGATGTGATGGGCGTGGTGGAAGATTTGTTGCAAGAGATTTTTAAAGCGATTGGGCATACTATTTCTACACCTTTTAAACGCATGCCTTATAAGGAAGCGATGGAAAATTACGGGAGCGATAAACCGGATTTACGCTTTGAATTGCCCTTAATAGAAGTGGGGGATTGTTTTATGGACAGCTCAAACGCTATTTTTTCTAATATCGCAAAAGATCCTAAAAACCAACGCATCAAAGCTTTGAACGTTAAGGGGGCTGATGCGATTTTTAGCCGCAGCGTTTTAAAAGAATTAGAAGAATTTGTGCGCCAATTTGGGGCTCAAGGCTTAGCGTATTTGCAGATTAAAGAAGATGAAATTAAAGGGCCTTTAGTTAAATTTTTGAGCGAAAAGGGGCTTAAGAATATTTTAGAAAAAACTGGTGCAAAAACTGGGGATATTGTCTTTTTTGGAGCTGGGGATAAAAAAATCGTGTTAGATTACATGGGGCGCTTGCGCTTGAAGGTGGCTGAAACGCTTGATTTGATTGATAAAGACGCTTTGAATTTCTTATGGGTAGTCAATTTCCCCATGTTTGAAAAAACCGAAAACGGCTATCATGCCGCGCACCACCCCTTTACGATGCCTAAAAATATAGAATGCGAAGATATAGAAGAGGTTGAAGCGCATGCGTATGATGTGGTGCTTAATGGCGTGGAGCTTGGTGGGGGGAGCATTAGGATTCATAAAGAAGAAATGCAAAAAAAAGTCTTTGAAAAGATCAATATCCACGAAGAGGAAGCGCAAAAGAAATTTGGCTTTTTATTAGAAGCACTAAAATTTGGCGCTCCTCCTCATGGGGGCTTTGCGATAGGCTTTGATCGCTTGATCATGCTAATGACCAAATCTCATAGCATTAGAGATGTGATCGCTTTCCCTAAAACGCAAAAAGCTTCATGCTTATTGACGAATGCGCCTAGCCCCATTAATGAAGAGCAACTAAGAGAATTACACATTCGCTTGAGAAAATAA
- a CDS encoding chemotaxis protein → MVRDIDKTTSLHLNNEAQFLCFRLDEKKDAQLYGMNIFKIREIIHYDGEVTEILGGSDGVMLGFLSVRGESIPLVDVKRWLHYNANDPSRDLKECSVKDDHNLVIVCHFSNHSIALKVLKIERIIHKNWSEISAGDKQGINEESKLSAITRFDEERVVQILDVEKMISDVFPSLKDLDDLTLRCIEAIQSQKLILIAEDSLSALKTLEKIVQTLELRYLAFPNGRELLDYLYEKEHYQQVGVVITDLEMPVISGFEVLKTIKADHRTEHLPVIINSSMSSDSNRQLAQSLEADGFVVKSNILEIHEMLKKTLS, encoded by the coding sequence GTGGTAAGAGACATTGACAAAACGACTTCGTTACACTTAAACAACGAAGCACAATTTCTGTGCTTTAGATTAGATGAAAAAAAAGACGCCCAACTTTATGGCATGAATATTTTTAAGATCCGAGAAATTATCCATTATGACGGGGAGGTTACAGAGATTCTTGGGGGGAGCGATGGCGTGATGCTCGGGTTTCTTAGCGTTAGGGGCGAATCCATTCCTTTAGTGGATGTGAAAAGGTGGTTGCATTATAACGCTAATGATCCGAGCCGTGATTTAAAAGAATGCAGCGTTAAAGATGACCATAATTTGGTGATTGTGTGCCATTTTTCTAACCATTCCATCGCTCTAAAGGTTTTAAAAATTGAAAGGATCATCCATAAAAATTGGTCTGAGATTAGCGCTGGGGACAAACAAGGCATTAATGAAGAGAGTAAGCTTAGCGCTATCACCCGTTTTGATGAAGAACGAGTGGTGCAGATCTTAGATGTGGAAAAAATGATTAGCGATGTTTTCCCTAGCTTGAAAGATTTAGACGATTTGACTTTGCGTTGCATAGAAGCCATTCAAAGCCAAAAACTCATTTTAATCGCTGAAGATTCCTTGAGCGCTCTTAAAACCCTAGAAAAAATCGTTCAAACTTTAGAATTGCGTTATTTAGCCTTTCCAAACGGGAGGGAATTGTTGGATTATTTGTATGAAAAAGAACATTACCAACAAGTTGGCGTGGTCATTACGGATTTAGAAATGCCCGTTATTTCAGGGTTTGAAGTGTTAAAAACCATTAAAGCTGATCATAGAACTGAGCATCTTCCTGTGATTATCAATTCGTCCATGAGCAGCGATTCTAACCGCCAGTTAGCCCAATCTTTAGAAGCGGATGGTTTTGTGGTAAAATCTAACATTCTTGAAATCCATGAAATGCTTAAAAAAACGCTTTCATAA
- the ligA gene encoding NAD-dependent DNA ligase LigA: MIKSQKEYLERIEYLNTLSHHYYNLDESIVSDAIYDELYQELKAYEEKNPNDIQANSPTQKVGATTTNPFNKNPHLMRMWSLDDVFNQNELQAWLQRILKTYPSASFVCSPKLDGVSLNLLYQHGKLVKATTRGNGLEGELVTHNAKHIANIPHSIAYNGEIEIRGEVIISKKDFDALNKERLNANEPLFANPRNAASGSLRQLDSEITKKRKLQFIPWGVGKHSLNFLSFKECLDFIVSLGFNSIQYLSLNKNHQEIEDNYHTLIREREGFFALLDGMVIVVNELDIQKELGYTQKSPKFACAYKFPALEKHTKIIGVINQVGRSGAITPVALLEPVEIAGAMITKATLHNYSEIEKKNIMLNDRVVVIRSGDVIPKIIKPLETYRDGSQHKIERPKVCPICSHELLCEEIFTYCQNLNCPARLKESLIHFASKDALNIQGLGDKVIEQLFEEKLIVNALDLYALKLEDLMRLEKFKIKKAQNLLDAIQKSKNSPLWRLINALGIEHIGKGASKTLAKYGLNVLEKSEAEFLEMEGFGVEMAHSLVNFYASNQEFIRSLFDLLNPKNSDMAEEKQKSSSVFNNKTIVLTGTLSKPRQEYAQTLENLGAKIASSVSAKTDFLIAGENPGSKLALAKKHGVSVLNEEELLKRLKELD; encoded by the coding sequence ATGATAAAAAGCCAAAAAGAATATTTAGAAAGAATTGAATATTTAAACACCCTATCGCACCATTATTACAACCTTGATGAGTCAATCGTAAGCGATGCGATCTATGATGAACTTTACCAAGAATTAAAAGCTTATGAAGAAAAAAACCCTAATGACATTCAAGCTAATTCCCCTACCCAAAAAGTGGGGGCTACTACCACCAATCCGTTCAATAAAAACCCCCATTTAATGCGGATGTGGAGCTTAGATGATGTGTTCAATCAAAACGAATTGCAGGCGTGGTTGCAACGCATTTTAAAAACCTACCCTAGCGCTTCGTTCGTGTGTTCGCCCAAACTTGATGGGGTTTCGCTCAATCTTTTGTATCAACATGGCAAGTTAGTGAAGGCGACCACTAGGGGTAATGGCTTAGAAGGAGAGCTTGTTACCCACAACGCTAAACACATCGCTAATATCCCCCATTCTATCGCTTATAATGGAGAAATAGAAATCAGAGGCGAAGTGATCATTTCTAAAAAGGATTTTGACGCTTTAAACAAAGAGCGCTTAAACGCTAATGAACCCCTATTCGCTAACCCTAGAAATGCCGCATCAGGGAGTTTGAGGCAACTTGATAGCGAAATCACTAAAAAGCGTAAATTGCAATTCATTCCTTGGGGCGTGGGCAAGCATTCTTTAAATTTTTTAAGCTTTAAGGAGTGTTTGGATTTTATCGTCTCGCTGGGTTTTAATTCTATTCAATACTTAAGCCTAAACAAAAACCACCAAGAAATAGAAGACAATTACCACACCCTGATTAGAGAAAGGGAGGGCTTTTTTGCCCTTTTAGACGGCATGGTGATCGTTGTGAATGAATTGGATATTCAAAAAGAGCTAGGCTACACGCAAAAATCCCCTAAATTCGCTTGCGCTTATAAATTCCCGGCTTTAGAAAAACACACCAAAATCATAGGAGTCATTAACCAAGTGGGGCGCAGCGGGGCGATCACACCGGTCGCTCTTTTAGAGCCTGTAGAAATTGCTGGAGCCATGATTACTAAAGCGACCTTACACAATTATTCTGAAATTGAAAAAAAGAATATCATGCTCAATGATAGGGTTGTCGTCATTAGAAGTGGCGATGTGATCCCTAAAATCATCAAACCTTTAGAAACTTATAGAGACGGCTCACAACACAAAATTGAACGCCCCAAAGTTTGCCCTATATGCTCGCATGAGCTTTTATGCGAAGAGATTTTTACTTATTGTCAAAACCTTAATTGCCCGGCAAGGTTGAAAGAAAGCTTGATTCATTTCGCTTCTAAGGACGCTTTAAACATTCAAGGCTTAGGCGATAAAGTCATAGAGCAACTTTTTGAAGAAAAACTCATTGTTAACGCTTTGGATTTGTATGCTTTAAAATTAGAAGATTTAATGCGGCTAGAAAAATTCAAAATCAAAAAAGCTCAAAATCTATTAGACGCTATTCAAAAGAGCAAAAACTCTCCCTTATGGCGTTTGATTAACGCTTTAGGGATTGAGCATATTGGTAAGGGAGCGAGTAAAACGCTGGCCAAATACGGCTTAAATGTGTTAGAAAAAAGCGAAGCCGAGTTTTTAGAAATGGAAGGCTTTGGGGTGGAAATGGCGCACTCTTTAGTCAATTTTTATGCGAGCAATCAGGAATTTATCCGATCGTTATTTGATTTGTTAAACCCTAAAAACAGCGATATGGCTGAAGAAAAGCAAAAAAGCTCTTCTGTTTTCAATAATAAAACGATTGTTTTAACCGGCACGCTTTCTAAACCACGGCAAGAATACGCTCAAACATTAGAAAATTTAGGGGCAAAAATTGCTTCAAGCGTGAGCGCTAAAACCGATTTTTTAATCGCTGGAGAAAACCCCGGCTCAAAACTCGCTCTAGCAAAAAAACATGGCGTGAGCGTTTTGAATGAAGAAGAATTGTTAAAGCGCCTTAAAGAATTGGATTAA
- a CDS encoding ABC transporter permease, giving the protein MGAILSILKLEIKSYLTNTSALFWTFIYPILMLLLLIFVFSKNTTEIFYFNNIIGLMGLLIISSAIFGLTQAITSSRSHNIFLFYMLSPATFKQITLALIASRLIVVILYAFIFIVLSFYALNIITILNFKALILGFVSVFSSALFCFCLAIFVARIFQNEQSILGFCNIINLYALMSCNVFVPLEYLPNIGQLFIKTSIFYYLNQLLIKAFQGIDTILVLATSTFFIIGGIILFLLSANRMLLTPKERMR; this is encoded by the coding sequence GTGGGAGCAATTCTATCTATCCTAAAACTTGAAATCAAATCTTATCTCACCAATACAAGTGCGCTATTTTGGACTTTTATTTATCCTATTTTAATGCTCCTATTACTAATTTTTGTTTTTTCAAAAAATACCACTGAAATTTTTTACTTTAATAACATTATAGGTCTAATGGGACTTCTTATTATTTCTAGTGCGATCTTTGGTCTCACACAAGCTATAACAAGCTCTAGATCGCATAATATATTCTTGTTCTACATGCTATCACCAGCAACTTTCAAACAAATAACTCTAGCATTAATCGCTTCAAGACTAATCGTTGTAATCCTATATGCTTTTATCTTTATTGTTCTCTCTTTTTATGCGCTCAATATCATCACTATTCTTAATTTTAAAGCGCTTATTTTGGGGTTTGTTAGTGTTTTTTCAAGCGCATTGTTTTGTTTTTGCTTGGCAATTTTTGTAGCTAGAATTTTTCAAAACGAACAAAGCATCTTAGGATTTTGTAATATCATCAATCTCTATGCACTAATGTCTTGTAATGTTTTTGTTCCTTTAGAATACCTACCTAATATTGGTCAATTATTTATCAAAACATCTATTTTTTACTACCTTAATCAACTTCTAATCAAAGCTTTTCAAGGGATTGATACTATACTGGTTTTAGCAACTTCAACATTTTTCATTATTGGTGGCATTATTTTATTTTTACTAAGCGCTAATCGCATGTTACTAACACCAAAAGAACGCATGCGTTAA